A stretch of the Neofelis nebulosa isolate mNeoNeb1 chromosome 1, mNeoNeb1.pri, whole genome shotgun sequence genome encodes the following:
- the C1H13orf46 gene encoding uncharacterized protein C13orf46 homolog isoform X1, producing MMEKDTATHRRHRPGPGAPPSGGAPRHLKAASEMVELQRSRSVGGLLQKGDPLRCVKKLSRELESEDQGRDLQSDTEDANCKADPEEEKQEKNQDSLRKLDPDGGWAGPAEPELESIKLDEPLGKEKPSVFVEIDLGDHAEEVVTGTMKEEKQSQMDMGGSSEDDKTRSPHPISQQLGQTVKWEEAEDQDQLGVLHPLLHQKEGQGQCVTALDEGPDDHPGVSH from the exons ATGATGGAGAAGGACACAGCCACACACAGGAGGCACAGGCCGGGCCCCGGGGCCCCTCCATCGGGGGGAGCCCCCAGACACCTCAAGGCGGCCAGCGAGATGGTCGAGCTGCAGCGCAGCAGGAGCGTGGGTGGCCTGCTGCAGAAGGGGGACCCTCTGCGCTGCGTCAAGAAGCTGAGCAGGGAGCTGG agTCCGAGGACCAGGGAAGAGACCTACAGAGTGACACTGAGGATGCCAACTG TAAGGCAGACccagaggaagagaagcaggaaaagaatCAGGACTCCCTCAGGAAGTTGGACCCTGATGGTGGCTGGGCGGGGCCGGCG GAACCGGAGTTGGAGTCCATAAAGCTGGATGAGCCTTTGGGAAAAGAG AAACCATCTGTGTTTGTGGAGATTGATCTGGGAGACCATGCGGAGGAG GTGGTCACAGGCACCATGAAAGAAGAGAAGCAGTCCCAGATGGACATGGGGGGTTCATCAGAAGACGA CAAGACCCGCTCTCCCCATCCCATCAGCCAACAGCTTGGCCAGACCGTGaagtgggaggaggcagag GACCAGGACCAGCTGGGTGTGCTGCATCCCTTACTCCACCAGAAGGAAGGCCAAGGACAGTGTGTAACAGCTCTGGACGAG GGCCCCGATGACCACCCAGGTGTGAGCCACTGA
- the C1H13orf46 gene encoding uncharacterized protein C13orf46 homolog isoform X4: MMEKDTATHRRHRPGPGAPPSGGAPRHLKAASEMVELQRSRSVGGLLQKGDPLRCVKKLSRELESEDQGRDLQSDTEDANCKADPEEEKQEKNQDSLRKLDPDGGWAGPAEPELESIKLDEPLGKEVVTGTMKEEKQSQMDMGGSSEDETRTSWVCCIPYSTRRKAKDSV; the protein is encoded by the exons ATGATGGAGAAGGACACAGCCACACACAGGAGGCACAGGCCGGGCCCCGGGGCCCCTCCATCGGGGGGAGCCCCCAGACACCTCAAGGCGGCCAGCGAGATGGTCGAGCTGCAGCGCAGCAGGAGCGTGGGTGGCCTGCTGCAGAAGGGGGACCCTCTGCGCTGCGTCAAGAAGCTGAGCAGGGAGCTGG agTCCGAGGACCAGGGAAGAGACCTACAGAGTGACACTGAGGATGCCAACTG TAAGGCAGACccagaggaagagaagcaggaaaagaatCAGGACTCCCTCAGGAAGTTGGACCCTGATGGTGGCTGGGCGGGGCCGGCG GAACCGGAGTTGGAGTCCATAAAGCTGGATGAGCCTTTGGGAAAAGAG GTGGTCACAGGCACCATGAAAGAAGAGAAGCAGTCCCAGATGGACATGGGGGGTTCATCAGAAGACGA GACCAGGACCAGCTGGGTGTGCTGCATCCCTTACTCCACCAGAAGGAAGGCCAAGGACAGTGTGTAA
- the C1H13orf46 gene encoding uncharacterized protein C13orf46 homolog isoform X3, whose product MMEKDTATHRRHRPGPGAPPSGGAPRHLKAASEMVELQRSRSVGGLLQKGDPLRCVKKLSRELESEDQGRDLQSDTEDANCKADPEEEKQEKNQDSLRKLDPDGGWAGPAEPELESIKLDEPLGKEKPSVFVEIDLGDHAEEVVTGTMKEEKQSQMDMGGSSEDETRTSWVCCIPYSTRRKAKDSV is encoded by the exons ATGATGGAGAAGGACACAGCCACACACAGGAGGCACAGGCCGGGCCCCGGGGCCCCTCCATCGGGGGGAGCCCCCAGACACCTCAAGGCGGCCAGCGAGATGGTCGAGCTGCAGCGCAGCAGGAGCGTGGGTGGCCTGCTGCAGAAGGGGGACCCTCTGCGCTGCGTCAAGAAGCTGAGCAGGGAGCTGG agTCCGAGGACCAGGGAAGAGACCTACAGAGTGACACTGAGGATGCCAACTG TAAGGCAGACccagaggaagagaagcaggaaaagaatCAGGACTCCCTCAGGAAGTTGGACCCTGATGGTGGCTGGGCGGGGCCGGCG GAACCGGAGTTGGAGTCCATAAAGCTGGATGAGCCTTTGGGAAAAGAG AAACCATCTGTGTTTGTGGAGATTGATCTGGGAGACCATGCGGAGGAG GTGGTCACAGGCACCATGAAAGAAGAGAAGCAGTCCCAGATGGACATGGGGGGTTCATCAGAAGACGA GACCAGGACCAGCTGGGTGTGCTGCATCCCTTACTCCACCAGAAGGAAGGCCAAGGACAGTGTGTAA
- the C1H13orf46 gene encoding uncharacterized protein C13orf46 homolog isoform X2, with the protein MMEKDTATHRRHRPGPGAPPSGGAPRHLKAASEMVELQRSRSVGGLLQKGDPLRCVKKLSRELESEDQGRDLQSDTEDANCKADPEEEKQEKNQDSLRKLDPDGGWAGPAEPELESIKLDEPLGKEVVTGTMKEEKQSQMDMGGSSEDDKTRSPHPISQQLGQTVKWEEAEDQDQLGVLHPLLHQKEGQGQCVTALDEGPDDHPGVSH; encoded by the exons ATGATGGAGAAGGACACAGCCACACACAGGAGGCACAGGCCGGGCCCCGGGGCCCCTCCATCGGGGGGAGCCCCCAGACACCTCAAGGCGGCCAGCGAGATGGTCGAGCTGCAGCGCAGCAGGAGCGTGGGTGGCCTGCTGCAGAAGGGGGACCCTCTGCGCTGCGTCAAGAAGCTGAGCAGGGAGCTGG agTCCGAGGACCAGGGAAGAGACCTACAGAGTGACACTGAGGATGCCAACTG TAAGGCAGACccagaggaagagaagcaggaaaagaatCAGGACTCCCTCAGGAAGTTGGACCCTGATGGTGGCTGGGCGGGGCCGGCG GAACCGGAGTTGGAGTCCATAAAGCTGGATGAGCCTTTGGGAAAAGAG GTGGTCACAGGCACCATGAAAGAAGAGAAGCAGTCCCAGATGGACATGGGGGGTTCATCAGAAGACGA CAAGACCCGCTCTCCCCATCCCATCAGCCAACAGCTTGGCCAGACCGTGaagtgggaggaggcagag GACCAGGACCAGCTGGGTGTGCTGCATCCCTTACTCCACCAGAAGGAAGGCCAAGGACAGTGTGTAACAGCTCTGGACGAG GGCCCCGATGACCACCCAGGTGTGAGCCACTGA